CAGCCTGAATCCAGGTTCCATTGAGCTTGATCACCAGTGGACCTCCAGAATCACCCTGTAGGGACAAAAAGCTGTTAGCTACATGTCTGCTCTTTCACCACATTGCACTCTTTTACCACTGTGCCCTGAATTAATGTGATTTCTTACCTGGCATGAGCCCTTTCCCCCCTGAATTAAGCCAGCACACATCATATTGTCTGTGATGGAAATAGGTCTATATTCGTTTGTACAGTTACTGTTACTGACAATCGGCACCTGCACCTCTTGCAGGGTTTGAGGGAGCAGCAGATCTGTGGAGACTCATGATGAACTTTTACCAACATGCTCATTATAATGAACCCTGCTGAATAATCCAGCTTTGTCTGACCTGCCTCCAGCAAAGAAAACACAGGCCAGGCTAATAAAATTGGTAAGCCATCTTTACCAGCTGGTAAGATATTTTCCAGCCTCATTATTATTTCAGTGTTTGAGATTTTCTAATTGCCTaacttgtgttattttcttaaagcTATCTATGATGATTAGTAACTATCTATGATTAGAAACAAATGTTCGGAAACTTTGAATCTGGCAAAGTTGCTCTACTGGTTTGACAAGCGTGCCTTGTTTTGGTAGCTGGTAGCTGGGTTGACCAAGCTTGATTTTCAACAAGTATATTCCAAAATACAGAATAATTCacttctattttcttttcttttttttttccaaatcgtTGAAGTAAACAAATTAAGCATGCAGTCCACTGGGTGTGGAGTACTTACTAGTAGAACTGGTTTTACCCCATCCTGTGACCCAGACATTAGTACCACCAGGAAAAGAACTGTTGCTTGCTGCGAGGCACACCGGCATGACATAATCAGTCAAATTCACTGAAGAGGAGAGCTGGACCAGTGCAATGTCATTGTTCAAAGTGGCATGGTTAAAATCTTGGTGGATGATAATGTTATTAGTGCTTCTTTGTGATCTATTAGGGTTGGACCCATTCAGATTTTCCATTCCTAGATAGATTGTGATTTTAGGTGCAGTAAtgctgaaaatgaaaggaaGAGGCTTTGAGACTGATATAATCATTTAATTTGTCACTCCCTACCccatatttacttatattttatatttacaataaacaGTAACAACCTACTTACAGTATACTATGGGACACTTTATATGTTGTACGCATGGTAGCAtggaaataataacattttctcAATCATAACTCCATATATACCTTTGGAAACAGTGAGCCGCTGATAAGACCCAGTTCTGATTGATCAGGCTGCCACCACAGAAATGGCTGCCACTTGTCTGAAAGCTGACCTGCCAAGGCCAGGACCCAGGACCAGCATTTTCACCACCCACAATCTTGGTGTTCAGTGGAGGCCGACCACACACTGGTAGAACAGAGGGAGGTCACAGAAGCACACATCTTTATTCTAACTGGAATTTTACTGGAATCATTAAGAAGAACAACTCTTATTACATTACACAGTACACACTGGATTATAAAGAgcaagacattttatttaaaaaatattttcaggcCACTGATATTAGTGGTTAGTTTCCCTCACGTATTATCATTACTCATAGCTGTTTATGTTTAACCTTTGGTTTCGTTTGATATTTAACCCCCTCATTGTTAGGGGCGAAGTATCGTTTGCGTATTCGTAACCTACCAAGCCTTTAATCCTGGctcttttgtttcatggtttctTGTCTTGTTTCTAGCACATTTCTCGATTCTTGTCTTTCTCTAATTCATGTTCGTTGTCGATCTCCTGACCCCTTGCTTGTTTAATGACTACTGTTTTGcctttggatttgtctgcctatctctcttcaataaaactcttaactgcacttgcatccgtcctaaaccTCATTATATGACTGTCACGTATCCGTGTAAGGGAggtttaggacggatgcaagtgcagtaaaagacgTTTAGtagagagataggcagacaaatccaaaatggtaatccaaagcgtggtctaataacatgcaaaaggtcaggcaatatacaaacaggcataaacagggcgAGGCTAGAatcaaaacgagaaacgagaaacaaagaACAACCGCTTGGTAGAGAGATAATCTCAATACTACGCAATGTGCTATGAGACACgagtggtttaaatgacaaatgtaatcatgggttaaacacGGACAGTTGAAACCAATGATGGCACACAtttgggaaacaaccaatgacaaaacaggggcggagacagaacataaccataacaaaagcatgtgtccaaagtaaacaaagtcagttcCATAGAAGACCAAAAAGGGTGCGTTCGCTAAGCGCTCGCGCATTGGGCTTGCATTTCGAACTTGTGAAACGGGCTCGCACAATGAGCTTGTGCTTCGGTtttccgagcacgctgcaaTACTGCAGTGCTGACTCGAGGAGAAATCGTGACAGTGACAATATGTAACACCATGTGAATAATTAAACATGTTcactacatgtgaaaataataataataataataataataataataataataataatgaacgtgaaaaataaatcatatgggGTAAAAATTGCATGTGAAAAAGAAATCATGTGGGGAAAATCTTTATCTGAAAAATAATGACATTGTGAGGAAAATGAGGGGAGGGGTGGGGAGGGGACGGGAGGTGGGGGGTAACTATGTGAAACAAACCTCAGTGTGAAAATATAAGAATCAAGTGGGGAAAAACTGCATGATCATTACAGTTGCACATACTGTTTATGTTTGTATGGAAATTCCTCTTTGGTAGTCACAATAATGTATGGCCCCTTTCGTAAATCTGTACATATGATTCACACTCAGAGTTTCTTCTTTAACACTATTAGACTAAATAGATGAACACTGACATGGAGTTAAAACACCAACAATGGCATGAGTGTTAAATTAACACTGGTCACTGAGAattatataaacactataaaaatatataaacacttaCACTAGTGAATTTGCTGTGCATGTAAAATCACTgacaaaacactgaaatatgCACTCGTTTATTCATGAAATGAACTTCAAGTTTAACCACCTTGTCATGAATCTGTTTGCTCACAAACCGGTAAATCCACTTTGTTGTGTCTAACCTATGTCCTAAAAATAATATGCTTATGTCACCATTATTTTTAGAAacataccgtgtgtgtgtgtgtgtgtgtgtgtgttttgaagttACCAAGTTACCACCATTGAAACTTACCATCTAGCTGGGCGAGAGAGCCTAATGGAAAAGGAAGAGACAAGCACAATGTTTAATGCTCTATCAAACAATGCCAGAGAGTTTCACCAGTGTATATTCatattctgtatttctgtatgaAAAATTTTTGCTTTCTAAATACAGCATAAGGAGCAGACAATATGCagattataataattaaaaaaaaaaaatcaagagaaCCCTGTATTAGTGAGACTGATTATTAACTGCAAAGGTTTGAACTTTCTTAAGAATGAGGATGTTCTTGCTTCAGCCAAGACAACAACATGTCTGAGAATAATAGATATATATGTTAATAGAAAACAATAAACATAGTTTATGACCATAAATAAACCAATATGATTTATAACTGCTTAGCACaatctgtgtaaaaaaaatataatgcacTCTATAATGTCACTGACAAAAAATAGtgtaaatttaaaacaaatgttgaaAGCTATTTTAATAGATTATCAACATTTCAGtgaaacaaattattttaattagagTAAAATTACAATTCCACTCAAATTTGCCTttcaatttatattttaaaaacatattatagAAATTGGATAATAGtgaatatacagatatatagataataacaaatttactgagaaaaacacacatcagTTCACAATGGCGAGTAAACATACTTTAAGATGTGCTTATCCTAACAGATCCAAGGCAAAATCATATCATGTGATACTGTATATCCATGAATAGCTTGTTTCCTGATATAAATGTCACTTTAAGTGTCATTATGCTATACACAATTTcctttataaaccttataaGCTGCACTAGAATGGAAATgcatgttgtatttttaaaactgttttcctTAAGAGAATTCTTTTCTATGTTCAGAACCAAAAATCTGTGTTTCTAGATGACCTGCATTGATGAAATTTTACATGTTCATTCCTATCCCTATTTAAAAGGATAATAAAGGATATAAATCTATAGttggttttatgtttttatactgAAAATGGCATAAAACAGTGCATGTTCTCTTcctgattaaacaataaagaaaataaataaattgctggAAAATAAATTACTTTGCAGCAAGCAGTTCTGTAACAAGTTTTCTCCTGAGAGCATCTTcatggtaaaataaatattttaattctaacaacaaacatcaaaaGACTAGATGTATTAGATTAGCTTTATTAAGCATGCgtatttatgcatatttaattagaaGAAACCTCCttagtataaataaatgtcaattttTGTTGCAATACAAAAGAAAACTTGTAAGAGTCTCAGCAACCAACTAACAATTTTGatatctattgttttgttttttaaaaaaaaccctattcTTCTTTAgtgttttaatgtaatatattaaaaatataatcagAATGAGCAATTTTTTTACACCAACCTCTAGCATTAAGGAATAGAGCACATAGACCACACACAATTTTCCACAAATAGATATCCATGATCTTGTGTCTCCTCTGGTTTCAGGCAGTCTTCCGTCTCTTGATGTCTTGTGTCTCTACATACGATGTTAGTAACGTCCTCAATGCTGCACTGTAAACTGTAACCTCCCCAACCTGCACCACCTGTTTATACTTCCTCACAAGAGGTTACTTCCCACACTGATCTAGAAATCAGTCCCTGTACAACTTGTAATTACTAGGTGGAGGAAAAACTGATTTGAGATCAACATTGAAGAATAATATaccaaacaaacaatgaaacatatacagttgaggccaaaagtttacatacacctaggctaaTGGCATTCAAACTcaatttcctataacaccacacatttcatgttaccatacatttcctgtgttaagtCAATTAAGGTCTCTACTTTATTTAACAGACAggtttatttcagcttttatttaccttatcagattttcagtagGAGAAAAAATTACATACACGTTAAGcagtattttacatttacattacatttatgacatttggcagatgaccttatccagagtgacctACACAAGTGCTACTGGTTCACTAGACCACGCACTAAGAATACAATCAGTGTAAAAAACTCTGTTAGGTAGGTAAAATAGTAAGAAAAgataagacagacacacagacaacacaaattttgttttttaaataaagtctaATTTAAGTATGGTATTTGTTGACATTGCTTGGATTTCCTGGCAGACTAGTGGCTGGCATGCAGCGCTCGCATTGCCATGGCCCGGGATCAATTCCATGTCAGGGAACCACCCCCAGCCACTGGAGAATTGCACTAGCCAGTGCCGGTCCCAGAAGCCTGGAAAATGGGGACGCTTGTTTCAGGAAAGGCATCTGGCATACAACTTAAAACTTGAGTTCACTTGTAACATCTTATTACGTCCAGGATGTAATTTACTATAAATATTATAGCCATAACAGGCAATGTTCACATTTTACATACACAATTCCTTCAGTGCATAATACCTTAATTAATTCTATGCAAAATACCATCAATAAATTACTATTGCCTCAACCATTCTAAAGGTCAAGTGAGTCACAACCAGAAATGTGGCAGTAAAACAGTTATTTGGTTAAATAATTGGATTTGTGTGTATGgaattaaacatgttttttaaaatgtatttatgattTCCTCTGATTTAATCTCTGAGCATATCTGCTTCTATTTCACCCCTGCTAACCTCTAAGAGTGGTGAGAATAACCTGGATACCTTCTTGTGCACACATGCTAAGGACTTCcagcaaaatcacaaaatcatgCATGACACCACATTTGCAATAAATCGGACATTTTTACCTGAAATGGGTTTTTGCTGGCTTAGCACTGGTTTCTGATTGACAAGAAACCCTGGAGGCCGAAATACTATTGTAGGGCACATAGTGGGCACAATGAGGAGCGCTCTGCAAGTTTGCTTTGATGGAACTCACACGCTTAAGCATGAGTTTCAgtttcagatttaaaatgttcatatattAGATTGCAAActacaaattgaattgaattgaagttcaTCCTGTGTGATCCTAACCCTATTCCCATTGAATTTAAGTTTGAAATTAaaagtgaatgaataaaaaaaagaaaaaagcatgaGTAACACAAAATTGCATTGGaataatttgtcattttatttaaacattttatacaaaataaaatgtaatgctaAACAAAGTATATTGGGCAAATCTACAAACATACTTGATATCCATagcttttaatttaaatatcttTATAAAGGGTGGCCCAGCAGGAAGCATTGCCCCCCCTTTCACTGCTCAATACTGAGCTCAGGTTTTTGTCTGAGTGGAGTTTTTCAGTGTGGGGATTCACtcagttccctttcaaaagtTCATGATTGGTCTTAACATGTGCACAGGAACTAAAATGATTTGAATCGATTGTTTTGAATAGCAAATTAGCACTGGAAAAAGataatgtgattttaaaaaaaaacaaatcttcaactgtccagtttcagtgagcctgtccCCATGttagcctcagatttctgttcttagctgacaagagtggaacccaatgtgatcttctgctgctgcaacccatccacctcaaggtttgatgttttgtgcatgctaatatgcttttctgctcaccatggttgtaaagagggATTATTTGAGTTGCTATATCCTTcttggcagcttgaaccaatctagccattttcctctgacctctctcatcaacaaggcgtttccacccacagaactgtctctgaatcattgtgttttgttttttacaccattctgcataaactctagagactgttttgtGTAACAGTACCAAGAGGtaagcagtttctaaaatactcaaaccagcccttctggaaccaacatccatgccacgatccaagtcacagagatcacaatttttcttcattttgatgtttgatgtgaacctgAAGCTCTGGAtttgcatctgcatgattttctcgcattgtgctgctgcctgATGATTACATGATTGGcctacatgattggctggttagATAACTAATTAGATGAATGtataggtgtacaggtgttcctaaaaaagtggacagtgagtgtatacatGCAAGCATACATACATAGGGAAACTGCTAGTATATAAAAATCTGTCTTactcttccagcaggacatgaatccaaaacatacatcaaaattcacataaaaatgCTTCAATGGCGACAGAGTCAAGCCATGGCCACAGACAGTCATCTCAGTCCACTGTCCTGAAGCCCATTGAAAAACTGCAGGGTGCTCTGAAGTGGTCTCGGGTTCCTTGCTCTGTATTTTCCAATTTAAATCAAGTATTAAAGAAGATTCTGTGTTGTTATGTTGGCAAAAGGAGGTCGTGCAAAGAATTTAAAGTGTAACAGTAATTGTGGTACATatggttttgttaaaaaaaaaaaaagaagttttgaTGGGGTTATTTATTTCCATGGAATAAATTTATTCCAATTTGAAGTTACATTTCTGTCATGTTGTCAGTGAGagattaagctaattaaccacaaagacatttttacgaacatttttttactttaccaagggtgcaacAAGAACTATGAGTGCTCAGCAGAAAACCTTTACTGTACATATGTGGTACCACTGAGGTTACACTGCTTAACACATCTTTCCCCAAAAGTACAATAACTAAAGGTGTATTGTCTTATTTGAGTTGCTTCATGCCGGCTGAGTTTACTTTAAGATGGGGAAccttaatgttcacgtcaacatttttttcagtaaatatatttccagtgaggttattcacatgaaattttcaccagacatcagtattaactcaagaaatccagaaatataaagaatccaCAACATTGAAgtctataaatgaagttatgtgtaatgaagtggaatgacacaggaaaaaagtattgaacacgctaagaaaaagcagttctccaagtaagtaagtaaaagcTTCAGAAAAAAGCTAATTATTGTTCTTCTGTACGACAGATGAAATAGCTAGAGTACAGTAATGTTAGCTCACTTCAGTAATGTTAGCTCACCAACCcgtccacccacccacacacaaaaaataaatagccaTCGTGGACAAGCAtaaccacaaaaaaagaaaataaacacaaatttacCTTATTATATACTCAGTACAAAGCAAGTgctaagattttttaaataagaagttGACAGAAGTCAACTAATCCCGGGCTTCATTGTAAATCCATtatctaaataatttaacaccacaaaaagaataaatgatatagaaattataacaaGCTTACTTTCGTTTTTTTACGCTttgcctcttcttcttttttcttttcttttttttttaaaatttggctCCCGATGGTTTTTATTGCTTCATTTTGCATCTCAACTAACAATCTGGATTGCTACTGTCGTTAATACGTCAGCAGCATTATTATTCCATGATCATTATCATCCataatgctgtaaaaaaaactaaatcatcatcactgaccctcacacacacttcacagtcacacagacacaccaatGATGATGACTGATATGAatgatgtactttttaattagcacgttcgccacacacctccagggtccggggttcgattcccgccggggccatgtgtttgcggagtttgcttgttctcctcgtgctgcgggggtttcctccgggtgctccggtttcctcccccagtccaaagacatgcatggtaggctgattggcgtgtctaaagtgttcgtagtgtatgaatgtgtgtgtgagtgtgtgtatgggaatgtgattgtgccctgcgtggactggcaccctgtccagggtgtaccccgccttgtgcccgatgcttcctgggataggctccaggttctcccgcgaccctgaaaaggagtaagcggttgaagatggatggatggatggacaccgCTGATGAGTGTCTTATTGCACATAATACAGCCTTGCACATACTGCTGCTAATTTACATTGGCACTAGGGGGCACCAACAAACCAATTTGACCAAACAAACTTTGCTGAGGTAAGAAAAAATATGAGGAATGTTAAATGCGGCTCGGTACTGTTAATCGGATTTGGTGAGGCTCTAGGTGGCTGCCTATGACACCTAATGGATTGACCAGCCCTTATAGGGAGAGGAAGAAGGGgatgatggagaaagaaaggaacagaCAGAAGAGGTTGGCGGAGCCACGATTGCCAGTTGAGACTGTGACAAATCCAGGTTGATTGCTGCTGATCTTGCTGTTAATCCAGTCTTGGTACTTGGACACTCTGGTGTACACACCGGGTATACCAGGTACAGCGCATCCTTTGTCAGAGGTAAAACTCACAATCCCAGCCTGAATCCAGGTTCCATTGAACTTGACCACCAGTGGACCTCCAGAATCACCCTGTAGGGACAAAAAGCTGTTAGCTACGTGTCTGATCTTTTACAACATGGAACTCTTTTACCACTGTGCCCTGAATTAATATGATTTAATACCTGGCATATGTCCTTTCCCTCCTGAGCTAAGCCAGCACACATCATATTGTCCGTGACTAAACCAgatgtaaatgcatttttacagtTACTGTTACTGACAATCGGCACCTGCACCTCCTGCAGGGTTTGGGGGAGCACCGGATCTGTGGAGACCCATAAAGAACTTTTACCAACATGTTCATCATAATGAACCCTGCTGAATAATCCAGCTTTGTCTGACCAGCTACCAGCAAAGAAAACACAGGCCAGGCTAATAAAATTGGTAAGCCATCTTTGCCAACTGGTAAGATATTTTCCAGCCTCCTTATTCTTTCAGTGTTTGAGATTTTCTAATTGCCTaacttgtgttattttcttaaagcTATCTATGATGATTAGTAACTATCTATGATTAGAAACAGATGTTCGGAAACTTTGAATCTGGCAAAAATTGCCCTATTGGTTTGACAAGCGTGCCTTGTTTTGGTAGCAGGTAGCTGGGTTGACCAAGCTTGATTTTCAACAAGTATATTCCAAAATACAGAATAATTCacttctattttcttttcttttttttccaaatcgTTGAAGTAAACAAATTAAGCATGCAGTCCACTGGGTGTGGAGTACTTACTAGTAGAACTGGTTTTACCCCATCCTGTGACCCAGACATTAGTACCACCAGGAAAAGAACTTCTGCTTGCTGCGAGGCACACCGGCATGACATAATCAGTCAAATTCACTGAAGAGGAGAGCTGGACCAGCGCAATGTCATTGGTCAAAGTGTCATCGTTATATTCTTGGTGGATGATAATGTTATTAGTGCTTCTTTGTGATCTATTAGGGTCTATCAGATTTTCCATTCCTAGATAGATTGTGATTTCAGATGCAGTAAtgctgaaaatgaaaggaaGGGTCTTTGAAACTGATATAATCATTTAATTTGTCACTCCCCACCCCATATTTTcccatatttatgttttatatttgcaataaacagtaataaccTGCATACAGTACACTATGGGAGGCTTAATATGTTGTACGCACGGAAACATGGAAATACCAACATTTTCTCAATCATAACTCCATATATACCTTTGGAAACAGTGAGCCGCTGATAAGACCCAGTTCTGATTGATCAGGCTGCCACCACAGAAATGGCTGCCACTTGTCTGAAAGCTGACCTGCCAAGGCCAGGACCCAGGACCAGCATTTTCACCACCCACAATCTTGGTGTTCAGTGGAGGCCGACCACACACTGGTAGAAAAGAGGGAGGTCACAGAAGCACACATCTTTATTCTAACTGCAATCTTACTGTTCATTAAGAAAAACAACTCTTATTACATTACACAGTACACACTGGATTATAAAGAgcaagacattttatttaaaaaatattttcaggcCACTGATATTAGTGGTCATTACATCTTATCAGACCTTTTAAAGCATCATCTTGGGTTACTCCTGATCTTCCGAAGTAGccccagtgtaaaaaaaaaattccctgtaTATTTATAGTAACAGTACAGTACAAAGTTGCCAGGAAGTTactgtaaaaaatattaaaagttaTACTggcagtatactgtatatttatattcttgTTTTAACTCATTAATTGTCTAAAACAAACatcttaaataaatgtgtttaaaaattctATGGGCACTGATtaccacagaaaaaaacaagctaTGTATATGCATTATCTCTTTAAAATATCACCTCTAGTTTTACCATGTTGCACTTACCCTGCTTCACCAAAATAATTACTGTTATTCTATGCCTTTTATCAACATTTGCTTCAGCTAATTTCATCTggttaaatgtgttttgtatgttttactGTGTTATTATATAGTCACCGTGTTTGGAAGTTTTCCTTTGTTTCCCTGCTGCATCCCCAGAGCAAGTGTCAGACCCCTCTTTGTCCCTTCATTTCCCTCAATCTCAGGCCAATCAGGCCACCCTCGCAGGCCTTATCAACGGCATCTGTGCCCACAGATTCtccttttatttcttgtttgttgACCCGTGCGGAGGACTGTGATCTCTGCTTCTTCTAGcctgtatttttgtgtgtgcaattgaCAATGTAAGTGCCTTATGTTCTGTATTTTCTGTAAAGATTATTTTACATAACTTAAGTTTGGCCTAAATGCGCTCCTCATTTTCATGCATGTTCATGTTAggtacattttaaattatattgaagATTTAGCTGGCCTTCAGTGCTGTCATTGTTGGATTGCCTGCTTAGATAGGCATGAGCTTTAGTTGTTTCAGATATGCATTTGTTGGGATTGTGGTGCATGTAGCTTCATGCACTGTTTAGATTAATCTACCTAAGTTTTCTGTCTGTGAGTCTCATAGTTTTATGTAACATTTGCAGATGCTATTTCCCTGAGGTGGCATTGAGTATTAGGAACCTAAACATTGTATTCCTTTGTTTTTCCCTTTAGAAAGCACACACTCATAAACTCCCATAAATACATGCATGTACAATGAATACAAGGAAACCggcgtacccggaggaaacccctgaaacacggggagaacacacacacagggccacagcaggaatcgaaccctcaaccctggaggtctgaggcaaacatgctaataaaATGCTCTACTCATTATTTTGCTTGAAATGCTTCATTTGCTCCAGGAGCTAAGATCCCAACACACACTGCTTTTGAATTTTTTGAAGTTTATGGATTTTACACAGAAACATCGCCAGTATGAATTTCCAGTCTTAGCTTCTCTATGCTTACGGGAAAAACTCACATACTATAGCCTACAGTTGATGTGTgattatgtaatatataatctCATGTGTGAAGATGTTATGACCTGAAACTGCACAAGTGAGTTCAAATAAACATACGTGTCATGTTATGCCCCATCACGCTGCAACATCGCACATAATCCTCATGTGTTATCATTAAtcacagctgtttatgtttAACTTTTGGTTTCGTTTGGTATTTAACcccctcgtgtgtctttgttAAGGGCGAAGTATCGTTTGCATATTTGTAACCTACCAAGCCTGTAATCCAGGttcttttgtttcattgtttcttATCTCGTTTCTGGCATGTTTCTCGGTTCTTGTCTTTCTCTAGTTCATGTTGTTTGTCGACAACAAATGTCGACAAACAACCCTCCTGATCTTCCGGATCCTCCTGATCCCTCGCTTGTTTAATGACTAGGCCTACGGTTTTGCctttggatttggatttgtctgcctgtctctcttcaATAAAACTCTTAACTGCACCTGTATCTGTCCTAAACTTCTTTACATGACAACATGTAACACCATGTGAATaatcagtctgtgtgtgtgtctgtgtgtgtgtgcgctgaaTCAAGTTACCAAGTTATCACCATTGAAACTTACCATCTAGCTGGGAGAGTGAGCCTAATGGAGAAGGAGGAGACAAGCACAATGTTTAATGCTCTATCAAACAATGTCAGAGTTTTACCACTGTATATTCatattctgtatttctgtatggAAAGCCTTTGCTTTCTAAATACAGCTTAAGgagcataataaaaaaaatcaagagaaCCCTGTATTAGTGAGACTGATTATTGACTGACAGGTTTGAACTTCCTTAAGAACGAGGATGTTCTTGTTTCAGCcaagacaaacaaaaatgtctgaGTATAATTTTGAACACAACATCACATGAATTTTTATGATGTTAATAGAAAACAATAAACATagttaatgataaata
This genomic interval from Ictalurus furcatus strain D&B chromosome 2, Billie_1.0, whole genome shotgun sequence contains the following:
- the LOC128601077 gene encoding serine protease 1-like, translating into MDIYLWKIVCGLCALFLNARGSLAQLDVCGRPPLNTKIVGGENAGPGSWPWQVSFQTSGSHFCGGSLINQNWVLSAAHCFQSITAPKITIYLGMENLNGSNPNRSQRSTNNIIIHQDFNHATLNNDIALVQLSSSVNLTDYVMPVCLAASNSSFPGGTNVWVTGWGKTSSTNLLLPQTLQEVQVPIVSNSNCTNEYRPISITDNMMCAGLIQGGKGSCQGDSGGPLVIKLNGTWIQAGIVSFGTNQGCAVPGIPGVYTRVSKYQDWINSKISSNQPGFVTVSTGNRGSPNLFCLFLSFSITPFLLSL
- the LOC128601092 gene encoding tryptase-like, which codes for MDIYLRKIVCVLCALLLNARGSLSQLDVCGRPPLNTKIVGGENAGPGSWPWQVSFQTSGSHFCGGSLINQNWVLSAAHCFQSITASEITIYLGMENLIDPNRSQRSTNNIIIHQEYNDDTLTNDIALVQLSSSVNLTDYVMPVCLAASRSSFPGGTNVWVTGWGKTSSTNPVLPQTLQEVQVPIVSNSNCKNAFTSGLVTDNMMCAGLAQEGKDICQGDSGGPLVVKFNGTWIQAGIVSFTSDKGCAVPGIPGVYTRVSKYQDWINSKISSNQPGFVTVSTGNRGSANLFCLFLSFSIIPFFLSL